DNA sequence from the Flavobacteriales bacterium genome:
ATTAAGGTAGCCCTATTAACAACTGTATTCGGTTTGATCGCTGCAATTATCCTTCAAATTTTCTATAACTACATCCTTTCTAAAGTAGATTCTTTAGTAAATAATATGGAGGATGCTTCAGTTTCTTTGATTGACTTACTAGCTAAGCATAACAAATAATTCTTAACCAAGACTATGAATAAGAATTTAAGTAAAATATTGATGGTAGTGGTTGCCATTTTGATGCTTGTGGGGGTATATTACTACTTCCAGATTGTATCAAATGGAGACGATGCCTTCGATGGAAACACAGACTTACAGGATTCAGTGATCGGTCCTGCACTAAGTTATACACTATGGGTGATTTATATTGCCGCTGGAATATCATTGGTTTTCTCCGTAGTAAACATGTTGAAACAACCTAAAAACTTGATCCCAATTGGTGGAGCAATTTTAGGATTATTAGTAATTTATTTCATCGCTTCAGGACAAGCTAGTGATGTGGTAGAAACAAAATGGTTGGAGTTTGATGTAGATGCTGCCGTTTCTAAAAACGTTGGTACAGGATTATTCTCTTTCTATTGGATTGCCGCCGTAGCTATTGTTGGAGCCATTGTAGGTGAAATTTACAGTGCAATAAAATAATAGAGTTATGGCCAGAAAAAAAAGAGAACTACCTGAAATAAATGCAGGTTCCATGGCGGATATCGCCTTCCTTTTGCTAATCTTCTTTCTGGTAACAACTACTATGGATGTGGATACAGGAATCTTTAGAAAACTTCCTCCGAAGATGACAGATATTGTTGATCCACCACCAGTAAAAGATAGAAATATCTTTGTAGTATTGATCAACCAAAATAATGACTTACTTGTAGAGGATAATCCTATGGATATCAACAATCTGACAGCAGAAACTATCAGATTCCTTACCAGTAAAGCAGAGAATATGGCAGAAGATCCTAAAAAAGCAGTTGTTTCTTTAAGAAATCACCGCTTTACGGACTACCAAACCTACCTTGCAGTTCAAGATAAACTTACAGCGGCTTATACCAAAGTAAGAAACGATGCTGCCCAAGGTAAATTTGGAAAGAACTATGAAGATCTTGCCAAAGATCAACAAAAGGAAATCAGAAAAGCTTATCCGATGAATATCTCGGAGGCAGAACCAATTAAAGAATAAAGACTATGAGTAAGTTTAAGAAAAAAGGCTCAGGAAAAATGGCTCCGATATCTACGGCATCTTTGCCAGATATCGTATTCATGCTTTTATTCTTCTTTATGGTTTCTACCGTAATGCGTGAAAATACCCTTTTGGTTCAGAATTCATTACCGGGAGCTTCAGAAGTTTCCAAAATCAAAAGAAAATCATTAGTAGATTATATCTATGTGGGTCCACCATCTGCAAAGCTTCAAGCACAGTATGGAAAAACTCCAAAGATTCAACTAAACGATGCTTTTGCCGATGTTGCTGAAATCAAAAGTTGGGTACACACCAATAGAGATACTCGTAGAGAAGAAGAAATTCCAGCACTTACTGCTGTAATAAAAGCAGATGAGAAAACAACAATGGGAATTATTACCGATATTAAAGAAGAATTACGTGAGGTACAACAATACCGTATCATGTATGCTTCAAAAAGATTGGCAGTAAAGAAATAATTACTCATTTCATTTTTTAAAAAGCCTCTTATCAAAACTTGATAAGAGGCTTTTTTACGTGATAAATATCATGTTTTTGATAGGTTGTTGTGTTTTTTGTTATGATTTTCAATGGAATCGAGTAAATTCGTTTGTTTTTAAATATTATATCATTTGTAGTTAAATTTACACACTAGCATAAGTCCTCCCGAAATATAGGGAGGGAAGAAGAGTTCTACAACGAAATACTTCGAAAAAGAAAAAACTTACGTGTTAATAAACAAGTTGTTCTAGGCATCGCATCTTAAGGATTACACTTAGATAAAGAATCGTCTGTCATTACGAAATAGTAGTTAAAAATAGGTAACTACTGTATTTGGGGAAAATGACATGTCTTTTTAGGTTACCTTAACTGTCTAACAACTTGTTTTTTTCATGATACGAGCCATCGTATAAATGATAAGCATATTATATTTGCTTAAAAAACACAAAAGGCATGGATCCTCGAGTAAGCTATAAAGATCAAATATTCTCCTTCCAAAGATATCCAGAAACTACCAATAAGTCTTTAAGAGCTTATTCTACTGCCGATATTCTTATGGCAGAATATGTTAAGGATTTCAAGGAAGCTCGGTACGCTATTTTTAATGACAGGATGGGGGTGTTGGGTACTTTAATGAATCAAAGAGATTCTATGAACTATTTACACTATTCCAGCCAAGAAAAAGCATTGGATTTTCAATATAAAAAACATCAGACAAAAGAAACTTATTCCAGAGCCTATCTCTCACCTGATATAGCCATCCAAGAATCAGATTTTTATTTGGTGAAAATGCCCAAATCTGTGGACTTTTTGGATTTTATGCTTGATAAAATAGCTCAATCTGCTCCTCAGGAATCACAAGTTGTTTTAGGGTTTATGACCAAATATTTCACCAAGTCTTGGCTCGAAATTGCCCAAAAATATTTTGACGGAGTGGAACAAACAAAAGCTTGGAAAAAAGCCCGATTAATGATATTGTCTAAGCCTAAGAAAAATCTTCCAGCTAAAGAATTTACTCATAATATCGAGTGGCAGGGTACTGTTTTAAAACAATATTACGGAGTGTTTTCGGCAAAGAATATCGATCTTGGCACAAGATTTTTGTTGGAAAATTTTACATTAAAGCCAAATGAAGAATTGGTTTTAGATTTGGCTTGTGGTAATGGAATTATCGGACATCATTTATTACAACAAAACCCAAAAATAGAATTGCATGCTAGCGATGATTTTCTCTTAGCAATAGAATCAGCCAAAATGAATATAAGCTCTAAAAATGCCCATTTTTATTGTGAAAATGATTTAAATCAAATCAATCTACCTTCCTTAGATTTAATTATCACAAATCCTCCATTTCATTTTGAAAATGAAAATAATATCGAGGTTTCAATTCAATTATTTAGACAAGCAAAGCGCAAATTGAAAGCAGAAGGAAGACTTGTAATTGTGGCAAATAGACACCTGAACTATACCACACATTTAAAGCATATTTTCACTTCGGTTTCTCAGTTGCTTTGGAATGAAAAATTTGAAATTTTGGAAGCGAAGTATTAAAGTGAGATATCTAGAGTAATTCATATTAAAAAATTAGACCTTTTATGGTGACAATTTACTCTTCGGTATTATTTACAGTTTAGTATTATTTCCTCAAAAATGAGGAATAAACCATTTGTTGATAATTAGGAAATTAGCATTACTAATTATTAATACATTCTGGTTATGAAGAGATTATTTACTTTATGTTTTTTTGCATTCTTTGCAATACAATCTTACGCTCAATGTTTAAGTTCTGTAAGCCATTCAAATGTAGGTTCAACCTATACTTTTGAAATGCAATTTTCTGGAAATATTGATAGCTCACTATTTGCTAATTCTACATTTAGCTGGACACTTGATGGTGTGGCAATTACTCAAAATCCTTACTTAACGTATAGCACAACACTATCACCTGGAACATATACCATTTGTGCAAGTTTTGTGAACGCAAATTGTAATAATACACAATGTGTAACCATTACTGTTCCTACAACAAATCCTGGAGGTGGATCGGGTTCTGGTGGATCGTTAGATTCTACCATCCAAATTGGAAATGTTACTATAGGTGCTTGGGTTTTAGGTCAGCTAGATAGTATAGCATTAGATTCTACAATTCTGAGTCAATTAACAAACTGGCAGTTTGCTAGTTGGAATGATTCTCTATTAGATCTCATTTTTGGCGGTACAAATATAGTCTTTGACTCAAATGATTTGGTTCCCGGTGATTCAAGTATCCTTGTGGATCTTTCAGGTACATTAGATTCTAATATAATCGCTGTTTTAAACAGTAATGGATTTGGGGTAATTTCCTTGACAGATTTTCAAAATCTATGGAATACTTACTTAAATACTCTGGCTCCTGGAGCATTTCCATCAGTACAAGATTTTATAAATTCTTTTAATTCTCAAGTTTCACTAAGAGTATCAAATCAGCTATCGATAGAGGAAGTGAATGTCCTTAATAATGCATTTTTTGACACAAAATCAAATACGTTGTACCTTGGAACCGATGCTTTAAAAAGTGTATCTGTGTATAGTTTTGATGGAAGGTTAATAGATGCCCAACGAATAAATGGGAATCAAGTAGGTCTAAATATTGACCATGGAGTGTTTGTTTTACGTTTTGATAATAATCAAAGTATGAAAATTATCAAATAATACCATTTATGTTGTTAATTTACTCACTGGTTTAATGCCGATACATCGCTAAAAAATAGCTATGAATGCAGTGAAATAAGTGAGTGATGTAATCAAGTAATCGGTATAATACTTGATATAATTTATTCATCAATAAACACAGTTGGAGGCTATTCAATATTTGAATAGCCTTTTTGTTTTCGAAACAATTTTTGACTCTATTGCATTCCAAAGAAATTGTATCAATTCTGTCAGTTCGAGTGATTTCTTTGGAGAGCAACGGAAGAAAATTTGTATCGAGAACTTTTTTGATTATCGTATGCCATTCTCGATACAATTTTTGATTCCATTGTATTCCATCAAAAACCACTCGAATTGACAAGGCTTACTATGTCAGTTCGAGTGAATTTTCTGTAGGGCAACGGAAGAAAATTTGTATCAATTCTGTCAGTTCGAGTGAATTTTCTGTAGGGCAACGGAAGGAAATTTATATCGAGAACTTTTTTGATTATCGTATGCCATTCTCGATACAATTTTTGATTCCATTGCATTTCATCAAAAACCACTCGAATTGACAAGGCTTACAATTTGTATCGAGAACTTTTTTGATTATCGTATGCTATTCTCGATACAATTTTTGATTCCATTGTATTCTATCAAAAACCACTCGAATTGACAAGGCTTACAATATGTATCGAGAACATCGAGAACATCAAGCACAAAAAAAGTCACCCAAAATGAGTGACTTTAATAGAGTATTTAAAAGTGAATTATTACTTTTTAGCAATCCAATCATGAGCGTTTTCAAAGGCTCTAATCCAAGGTGAAACCTCGTCAGTTGCATTTGGATAATGTGCCCAGTTCCATGGGAAGATC
Encoded proteins:
- a CDS encoding methyltransferase, with amino-acid sequence MDPRVSYKDQIFSFQRYPETTNKSLRAYSTADILMAEYVKDFKEARYAIFNDRMGVLGTLMNQRDSMNYLHYSSQEKALDFQYKKHQTKETYSRAYLSPDIAIQESDFYLVKMPKSVDFLDFMLDKIAQSAPQESQVVLGFMTKYFTKSWLEIAQKYFDGVEQTKAWKKARLMILSKPKKNLPAKEFTHNIEWQGTVLKQYYGVFSAKNIDLGTRFLLENFTLKPNEELVLDLACGNGIIGHHLLQQNPKIELHASDDFLLAIESAKMNISSKNAHFYCENDLNQINLPSLDLIITNPPFHFENENNIEVSIQLFRQAKRKLKAEGRLVIVANRHLNYTTHLKHIFTSVSQLLWNEKFEILEAKY
- a CDS encoding biopolymer transporter ExbD: MSKFKKKGSGKMAPISTASLPDIVFMLLFFFMVSTVMRENTLLVQNSLPGASEVSKIKRKSLVDYIYVGPPSAKLQAQYGKTPKIQLNDAFADVAEIKSWVHTNRDTRREEEIPALTAVIKADEKTTMGIITDIKEELREVQQYRIMYASKRLAVKK
- a CDS encoding biopolymer transporter ExbD, translated to MARKKRELPEINAGSMADIAFLLLIFFLVTTTMDVDTGIFRKLPPKMTDIVDPPPVKDRNIFVVLINQNNDLLVEDNPMDINNLTAETIRFLTSKAENMAEDPKKAVVSLRNHRFTDYQTYLAVQDKLTAAYTKVRNDAAQGKFGKNYEDLAKDQQKEIRKAYPMNISEAEPIKE